AAGTTCTCCGTGATAACATCCAGGGCATTACCAAACCCGCCATCCGTCGTCTGGCTCGCCGTGGCGGAGTGAAGCGTATCTCTGGTCTGATCTACGAGGAGACCCGTGGTGTGCTGAAGGTGTTCCTGGAGAACGTCATCCGCGACGCCGTCACCTACACTGAGCACGCCAAGAGGAAGACCGTGACCGCCATGGATGTGGTGTACGCTCTGAAGAGGCAGGGCCGCACTCTGTACGGCTTCGGCGGTTAAACTCATGCTCCTTCATCCATCAAACGGCTCTTTTAAGAGCCACACACCTCACTTTAAGAGCGTTGTTCTCCGTGTTGTGTGTGGGGTggtggtgttgttttttttggtcatcTTTTGGCGGAAAGTTCTGAAAACCGTACTAAAAGTTACTGACGTTCCCAACATGACTGTCTTTTGACATAAGATTAAGGTGTTTGTAACTCATGCTTTTCTTTACAAAATTACAATAACTAACATAGCAGCAAACTGAACTTCAGAGGTTATAGACCGATTCAATACCACTGTTTATTAATACTCACAGCCTAGAGCAGGAGTGTGAATATTCATAcaccaaacaaaagaaaaccaatAGAGTTCACTGATTTATCACTTTATTTGTAAATGTCTTCCTGCCAGAAATCCGCTTAAAGCAAAAGTGCTTATTtagtagggttttttttttttttgttttgtttttgtttttaagataaCCTACCCACCTTTCATCTAGTAGCGGGTGGACATGAGTGGAAGAGGCCCTATGATTTTGAAACCTGAACCTAATGTGTGCCTGAAATATTATTTTCTCCAATAATATCAATGTAACAATTTTGATGTGTGATCTTCATTTCTGAAAGGCTTACTCAGTCTTACAATCCTGACATTACCAGGTTAATGTATCAAAGGCAACTGTAAATGATCTGTGATGAAACAACACACATTGCAAACAAGTTTTGCCAGGTTGTCTACGTTTATTTGACATGCttccaggtaaaaaaaaaaaaaaaaaaaaaaaaaaaagctccctTGACAAAGACCACATTTACAGATCAGAATTACAGAAAATACACCATACACAAAGTGTGTTTGCATATAGCACACAGCTGTGGCTCGCTGTCGGTCTAAATGAATCTCAGACCTAAATGAGAGTTTGTAGtgatttataattattataagtCTGAACCTCTTTAATCTGCTCAGCTGTCttgtttttaagttttagtgcaagtactttaaggaACAAACAATGAGACAATGTTTATGCTCTTACTACAcagatttctgtttttacagcaaGTTTATAAAGAAAAGTCTGGGTAATAACTTTACAATTTAAGTCAGATTTGTATTCATGCAGTGAAACAGCTAAATGTGTTGCACACCCTGATAGACAAACAGGGCTGGCCCACTTCAGTTCTAGTGTGAAcatgagtttgacacctatggATTAAAGATTTAGTTTCATTACTTTAAGCAAGTGTACTCTCAGAGGTTGAGAGTGGATCTTAAAAGATCCGTTAGTTGGTTGAGGACAGTTGCGGGATTTTCTTTAGCTTTCTCAGTCTTCTTGGCCTGGATGTTGGGCAGCACACCACCCTGAGCGATCGTCACTCGGCCCAGCGGCTTGTTCAGCTCTTCGTCGTTGCAGACGGCCAGCTGCAGGTGGTGGGGGAGGATCCTGGCAAGGGcctagatttggttttggcgttggtggggacggatgattcaaccaccgaaccctgccctatttctttttctttcctttttgtctttgcttcctgataaaagaggagaaatatacttgcttacatgtgctattctacatgcttttaaaccatttaaaattacaattcatagttttatatgtgaataatataatgttaaattactattaatctcatttgagtcattgttgaccttagccatgtttttagtcttgtgagagcactgaagcttctttcagcctcaGCCGAGGATACTGGGATGACTAAAAGCAGCCTGACaattgtcatgataataaatactagttaatctatagcaccaaatcatcagtcagtcacctgtgacctcgcctcttcacctctgtcggagctacaacatggcagagctgcctctgtcacctgacaaataggacatacatgacaataagaataaaatgtggagctgcttcagtgtttctgtcaatttgtgcagatcttgactcatcagtaatgtttgtagggtgagtgcatttctaaaacaatttgtgcaaactgcactacaaggtggaatatttgcaaaatcatgaccacctcatgatattttgtctcaaaaattaagACAAAAGACAGTACCATGAGGATggaattattgtgtcaccaacattttaactagggatgcaccgatcccgatactggtatcgggtatcggtgccgatactgtaaaatgtgtgcgtactcgtactcgtaaaagttaaccgataccatgaaccgatactaatgtagcccggatgggaatttggtagtagatactcataattcccatggacttaaacgccacataaggtgttcacagttcacagaagagaacggcatggagagatgcacgaggttagctgaaccaaagtgagagactcggctagttttactgaggttaactagcacaaaagactgtgtgactagaaagctaaccgtgtgagagcttcgcaacagagagtgggtgaagtgactttttgtttcaacggtcgcaccaccgtggaaaactgtgtttccagccatgaccgccgaggctaaaggctagcccggactgcttggctgcgccacggaggcagctgctatggactgtcggagagctggacagtgactggctaacgcgctgtagcagagacagcatcgggtccgcagggagtggatttagtgtgggactggtgaacggcgacctaccgagcaacggaactgtaagtcagacttttgtgctcttactggggagaagaggatttttctccatcgtctggcgtgagcagcaaacaggcctgcaacaagtgtgaatgtgagtgtgtgtggggcccatgtgtgaatattgtatgtttagtggatttatataacgtgttttggagtgtatattagtgagtcacttaccaaaaggtgataacataagttgggttgtttaatataatttgaaagggaattatttcatttatacagtgtatttcatttggttaaggaattggaatatcatttgagtttaaaaaagggatgtgttgtacagtatctgtctctgcccttacgttcagtaaacgtttcgtttgtgttaaagagttgtctggggtcgtttctttactactggttaagtttaacttgtgtgtggcagaagtatcggtttttgtactcggtatcggcaagtactcagatccaagtatcggtatcggatcggtttgaaaaaattggtatcgttgcatccctaattttaacgttagacatataattttaacagcctctgtaaactaatatcctggcttgctcgaggctgccgttttctctgacagtttcaatcaaaattagaaatgttactctgagactgagataactaatagtgctgccagttgtgcagttagtttccaaaacatattttcatggttacatacaattttagagtAGGTTTtgaaaaaatactttcttatatccaggttcttcctttctgctgccatcctcctctcctcctcgcagGTCCTTGCAGTGCAGGCTTAgtgctgctaaaactaaacagagctccctgaaaggcacagccaatcacattggccatatttgtcacatgggGTTCTTAGTGTTAGAGGTGAGAAAGTCAATCCAACTCTTTACAGTATACACAGACCAGCACTGTTATTGGTATTGGATCATTACCAGCAGAACAGGACTGATACTGTTTCCAtccttaacctcctaggacctgccgtcctaggcatcacattttgggttatttagaccaaaatactcaattttgctccacatgggcctgatatccacttacgaggacattagaatagaatagaataatccttttattgtcccacaaggggaaatttggttgtaacagcagccaaaaagacacatatacaaacaaactgtACTGGGAAATTTAGATTATGCATCTTGATTCATTTTCAAATGTACATTCGTTCACCTTTCACAGTAAGGGATTATATTCCAcattcaaaaaataataataatattaactcCTAAGCAGTGTACGTTTGTATTATTCACAAGACAAGAACAGAGATTAAACTTCGGGTCTCAATATAAAATCCaaaacattatactgctactgttctatcaaaattttaaacgaatatcctcatatgtggctcttatatgtcttaaaaacaaaaataaggttagaaaaaaaaaaaaaatctggtaattctttgtttttaacattcaTTGGGCCCCAATGTGACCAAatataaaagaaattaaaaatgcatgtcgtggaagagttcgggtttGAGGAGGTTAAATTTACTTCAAAGAAttgtgtaaaataattaaataatatatttttggtaaggaaaaaaaaaaaaaaagaagcacctGAAAGATGATCTGTGAAGAAAAATCTGATTCATGTTAGACTTACTGTCATGTCTCTAGTATTTTATAACACATTTAGACAATAGGAATTTACCAGAGGTAATTGAGAGCACAGGGTCTATCATATTGTC
The sequence above is a segment of the Oreochromis aureus strain Israel breed Guangdong linkage group 3, ZZ_aureus, whole genome shotgun sequence genome. Coding sequences within it:
- the LOC116328218 gene encoding histone H4, with the translated sequence MSGRGKGGKGLGKGGAKRHRKVLRDNIQGITKPAIRRLARRGGVKRISGLIYEETRGVLKVFLENVIRDAVTYTEHAKRKTVTAMDVVYALKRQGRTLYGFGG